The Streptomyces sp. Alt3 genome has a segment encoding these proteins:
- a CDS encoding AAA family ATPase produces MFVGANNSGKTSATHVFQRFLDPKVRFQIYDFTADCWDVFNSFDPAEGNAETDLPKIYFDLWFEVDDENMHRVVDLLPGLDWNGEPVGLRMVYAPRDPSTLMANYLKSRNDRRLPATIPAGAYQPWPLNLTDYLTKRLTNEYEIKYFVLDARKCDTQLMPEVGYDPFYLGTNASGAGALVSALLKVDFLNAQRHLTDAESHGRAEDLSRRLSRYYQRNLQKFETDLDALSAIANSESALNEHFAQAFDSILKSIEHLGYPGANNAGLVVKASFNVQNMLSTSARVHYMLPTANGTTPSDASQVLPDQYNGLGFKNLIYMAVEILDFHHAWEETEGQRPPVHLIMIEEPEAHLHAQLQQVFIRRVFELLPEPKPGFHTQMVVTTHSSHILYESSFQPIRYFCRDRSGQAVHRSEVKNLSIFYNGEQKATRDFLQQYLKLTHCDLFFADAAVLVEGNVERLLLPLIIERKFPALKACHLTILEVGGAFAHKFQELLEFLDITTLAITDLDSSEPKEQQGSEKNDSNGGHACRTTVPRAVTSNETLAHWFPKLTTIEELLDLPDSEKVVQCDGGGSGNIRVTYQTRRLAAWGADAIELAGRTLEEAFALENLAWTQDPSKKSIGLSIPKSSQMTLDELHDALFKRVRNLDKTRFALGLIAEQDTAWRPPQYIMDGLEWLREHLLPQSLQASTEGKDKE; encoded by the coding sequence ATCTTCGTTGGCGCAAACAATAGCGGCAAAACCTCCGCGACTCACGTATTTCAACGATTCCTAGACCCCAAGGTTCGCTTCCAGATTTACGACTTCACAGCTGACTGCTGGGATGTATTTAATAGCTTCGACCCCGCCGAGGGTAACGCAGAGACGGATCTTCCCAAGATCTACTTTGATCTTTGGTTCGAGGTCGACGACGAAAATATGCATCGCGTGGTCGATCTATTGCCAGGTCTCGACTGGAACGGGGAACCCGTGGGCCTGCGTATGGTCTATGCACCGAGAGACCCCTCCACCTTGATGGCGAACTACTTGAAGTCAAGGAATGACAGAAGGTTGCCCGCCACGATCCCTGCCGGTGCCTATCAACCATGGCCTTTGAACCTCACCGACTACCTCACCAAGCGACTGACGAATGAGTACGAGATTAAGTATTTTGTACTTGACGCACGGAAGTGCGATACCCAACTTATGCCTGAAGTAGGGTATGACCCCTTCTACCTTGGGACGAATGCCTCTGGGGCCGGCGCCCTGGTTAGCGCGCTCCTCAAAGTCGACTTCCTAAACGCTCAGCGGCATCTGACGGATGCGGAATCGCACGGTCGAGCGGAAGACCTATCTCGACGTCTTAGTAGGTACTATCAACGCAATCTGCAGAAATTTGAAACTGACCTCGATGCACTTAGCGCTATCGCTAACTCAGAGTCAGCTCTCAACGAACATTTTGCCCAAGCCTTTGATTCAATCCTAAAGAGCATTGAACATCTCGGGTACCCCGGGGCTAACAACGCAGGCCTCGTAGTCAAAGCCTCTTTCAATGTGCAAAACATGCTCAGCACAAGTGCACGCGTTCACTACATGCTCCCTACCGCGAATGGGACTACACCTTCTGATGCATCGCAGGTCCTGCCGGATCAGTACAACGGCCTGGGATTTAAGAACCTAATCTACATGGCTGTTGAGATCCTAGATTTCCACCACGCCTGGGAAGAGACAGAGGGGCAGCGTCCACCCGTACATCTCATTATGATCGAGGAACCGGAAGCCCACCTTCACGCTCAGCTCCAACAGGTATTTATTCGGAGAGTGTTCGAACTCCTACCTGAACCCAAACCAGGGTTCCATACCCAAATGGTTGTCACTACTCACTCGTCACATATCTTGTACGAGAGCAGCTTTCAGCCGATTCGCTATTTCTGCCGGGATAGGAGTGGACAGGCAGTACATCGCAGCGAGGTCAAGAACCTTTCAATCTTCTATAACGGCGAACAAAAGGCGACTCGCGATTTCCTGCAGCAATATTTGAAGCTCACTCATTGTGACCTGTTCTTCGCCGATGCAGCCGTTTTGGTCGAAGGGAACGTTGAGCGACTATTGTTGCCCCTGATCATTGAGCGCAAATTCCCCGCATTGAAGGCATGCCATCTCACTATCCTGGAAGTCGGTGGGGCATTTGCGCACAAGTTTCAGGAGCTGCTGGAATTTCTAGACATTACAACTCTGGCTATCACCGATCTCGATAGCAGTGAGCCAAAGGAACAGCAAGGATCCGAGAAGAACGACTCCAATGGAGGACATGCGTGTAGGACTACTGTGCCTCGTGCCGTCACATCAAACGAGACCCTCGCGCACTGGTTTCCAAAGCTGACCACGATTGAGGAATTGCTAGACCTGCCGGACAGCGAGAAAGTTGTGCAATGCGATGGAGGGGGCAGCGGCAACATTCGCGTCACCTACCAGACTCGTCGGCTTGCCGCTTGGGGGGCCGACGCGATTGAGTTGGCCGGACGGACTCTCGAAGAGGCTTTTGCCTTAGAAAATTTGGCTTGGACGCAGGATCCGTCAAAAAAATCAATCGGCCTGTCCATCCCGAAATCAAGTCAGATGACTCTTGACGAACTACATGACGCGCTCTTCAAACGGGTTCGGAATCTCGATAAAACAAGGTTTGCCCTTGGCCTAATCGCGGAGCAAGACACTGCGTGGAGGCCGCCGCAGTACATCATGGACGGGTTGGAATGGCTTCGCGAGCATCTGCTCCCTCAGTCTCTGCAAGCCTCAACTGAGGGTAAGGACAAAGAATGA
- a CDS encoding SDR family oxidoreductase yields the protein MISDLIAVTGASGAVGGRVAARLARTGVPVRLLGRAPGRLPRLPGTAAAPPAAYGDGEAMRRALDGAHTLFLVSAHESPDRVTEHTTAVDAALAAGVERIVYVSFLGAAPDATFTFARDHWHTEAHVRMTGVRHTFLRDGWYLAGIPAMTGSDGVLRGPGGEGRVSAVSHEDIADSASAVLLDEGTDHDGATYDLTGPEAFTLAEAAEELSRHTGRTVRYVAETEEEAYASRAHYGAEDWEVAGWVTSYEAIASGELETVSDAVPTLTGRPATSLSTYLRDNPDSYRHLLPGS from the coding sequence GTGATCAGCGACCTCATCGCGGTGACCGGCGCGAGCGGCGCCGTCGGCGGCCGGGTGGCCGCGAGGCTGGCCCGGACCGGAGTCCCCGTGCGCCTCCTCGGCCGGGCCCCCGGCCGCCTGCCCCGCCTGCCCGGCACGGCCGCCGCGCCCCCGGCGGCGTACGGCGACGGCGAGGCCATGCGCCGCGCGCTCGACGGCGCGCACACCCTGTTCCTCGTCTCGGCGCACGAGAGCCCCGACCGGGTGACGGAGCACACCACGGCGGTGGACGCGGCCCTCGCGGCGGGTGTCGAGCGCATCGTGTACGTGTCGTTCCTCGGTGCGGCACCGGACGCGACGTTCACGTTCGCCCGCGACCACTGGCACACCGAGGCGCACGTCCGCATGACCGGCGTACGCCACACCTTCCTGAGGGACGGCTGGTACCTCGCCGGGATCCCCGCGATGACGGGGTCCGACGGCGTCCTGCGCGGCCCGGGCGGAGAGGGGCGGGTCTCGGCCGTCTCCCACGAGGACATCGCGGACTCGGCGTCGGCCGTCCTGCTGGACGAGGGCACGGACCACGACGGCGCGACGTACGACCTCACGGGCCCCGAGGCGTTCACCCTGGCGGAGGCGGCCGAGGAGCTGAGCCGGCACACCGGCCGCACGGTCCGGTACGTCGCCGAGACCGAGGAGGAGGCCTACGCCTCCCGCGCCCACTACGGCGCCGAGGACTGGGAGGTGGCCGGCTGGGTCACCTCGTACGAGGCGATCGCCTCCGGCGAACTGGAGACGGTCTCGGACGCCGTCCCCACCCTCACGGGCCGGCCGGCCACGAGCCTGTCCACCTACCTGAGGGACAACCCGGACAGCTACCGCCACCTCCTGCCGGGGTCCTGA
- a CDS encoding DUF952 domain-containing protein, translating into MTEQLLHLTEEALWEAARTAGTYEMSTRGRTLREEGFIHCSLPHQLPAVARALYGADTGNLVVLVIDTGRVQAPVRYEAMEPGGEEFPHVYGPLPVSAVVEVRPWAQQAARAADGKGGAR; encoded by the coding sequence ATGACCGAACAGTTGCTGCACCTCACCGAAGAGGCCCTGTGGGAGGCCGCCCGCACGGCGGGGACGTACGAGATGTCCACCAGGGGTCGCACCCTGCGGGAGGAGGGGTTCATCCACTGCTCGCTGCCCCACCAGCTGCCGGCCGTGGCACGGGCGTTGTACGGGGCCGACACCGGGAACCTGGTGGTCCTGGTCATCGACACCGGCCGGGTCCAGGCACCCGTCCGGTACGAGGCCATGGAGCCCGGCGGCGAGGAGTTCCCGCACGTCTACGGACCGCTGCCGGTGAGCGCGGTCGTGGAGGTGCGCCCCTGGGCGCAGCAGGCCGCACGCGCCGCGGACGGGAAGGGCGGGGCCCGGTGA
- a CDS encoding NAD-dependent epimerase/dehydratase family protein, which translates to MLGGTEFVGRAVTDAALGRGWEVTVFHRGHHPAPAGVRTLTGDRTTGGAGLRALADGTWDLVVDTWSGAPSAVRDAARLLSGRAGHFSYVSSRSVYEFPAPAGLAEDGPPVAGASPDAGPDVSYALAKRGGELAALETFGDRALLARAGLILGPGENIGRLPWWLGRTARGGPVVAPGPPDAGIQYIDVRDLADWLLDAAAGGLSGPHNTVSRPGHATMGELLDACVQVTGSRARLRWTDPEVLLAAGVEPWTDLPVWLPAGELYDALHMGDVSKAHAAGLRCRPAGETVADTWAWMRDLGGTVPQRPDRPPVGLDAQTEAKLLGTPGTP; encoded by the coding sequence ATGCTGGGCGGTACGGAATTCGTCGGACGCGCCGTCACCGACGCGGCGCTCGGCCGCGGATGGGAGGTCACGGTCTTCCACCGCGGCCACCACCCGGCACCGGCCGGCGTGCGGACGCTGACCGGCGACCGCACGACGGGCGGGGCCGGCCTGCGGGCACTGGCCGACGGCACCTGGGACCTGGTCGTCGACACCTGGAGCGGCGCGCCCTCCGCGGTGCGGGACGCGGCCCGGCTGCTGTCGGGCAGAGCCGGGCACTTCAGCTACGTCTCCAGCAGATCCGTGTACGAATTCCCCGCCCCGGCCGGGCTGGCGGAGGACGGCCCGCCGGTGGCCGGCGCCTCTCCCGACGCCGGCCCCGACGTCTCCTACGCCCTGGCCAAACGCGGCGGGGAACTCGCAGCGCTCGAAACCTTCGGCGACCGGGCTCTGCTGGCCAGGGCCGGGCTGATCCTCGGACCGGGGGAGAACATCGGCCGGCTGCCGTGGTGGCTGGGCCGGACAGCCCGGGGCGGGCCCGTCGTCGCGCCGGGCCCACCGGACGCCGGCATCCAGTACATCGACGTCCGTGACCTGGCGGACTGGCTGCTGGACGCCGCGGCCGGCGGCCTGTCCGGGCCGCACAACACAGTCAGCCGCCCCGGACACGCGACCATGGGCGAGCTCCTGGACGCCTGCGTGCAGGTCACCGGATCCCGCGCCCGACTGCGCTGGACCGACCCGGAGGTGCTCCTCGCCGCAGGCGTCGAGCCATGGACGGACCTGCCGGTCTGGCTGCCCGCCGGCGAGCTGTACGACGCCCTGCACATGGGTGACGTCTCCAAGGCGCACGCCGCCGGGCTGCGGTGCAGACCGGCCGGTGAGACGGTCGCCGACACCTGGGCCTGGATGCGGGATCTCGGCGGCACGGTCCCGCAGCGTCCCGACCGGCCGCCCGTCGGTCTCGACGCGCAGACGGAGGCGAAGCTCCTCGGGACGCCCGGAACCCCTTAA
- a CDS encoding LysR family transcriptional regulator: MELEVRHLRALCAIADTGSLHQAARRLGVSQPSLTTQLQRIEKSMGAELFRRGRTGCLPTLLGRAVLSRARPLVDGMTALVGAAMAEAEAAREGGPRLRIGSTASRVIGGWLRGLRVRLPGTDISLRVDVSARALLGEVAAGRLDVAFVHEVEGCPLVVPDGLVQRVLLEREPQFISLSRDHPAAGRPVVDLDDLAGDRWMVDPSVDGEWDGVRRVLGAAGLDPPVLHGDYLTAASLVVLGEAVAPCQPTSGPRDDMAIRPLRGDPLAVRLLLVSRQGADTDAVYGELESAYRDAARRAEDYHRWLLRHRSPLAHTS, encoded by the coding sequence ATGGAGCTCGAGGTGAGGCACCTCAGGGCGCTCTGCGCCATCGCCGACACGGGCAGCCTGCACCAGGCGGCACGGAGGCTCGGCGTCAGCCAGCCCTCCTTGACCACCCAGCTCCAGCGGATCGAGAAGAGCATGGGGGCGGAACTGTTCCGCCGCGGGAGGACCGGCTGCCTGCCGACCCTCCTGGGGCGTGCCGTCCTCAGCCGCGCCCGTCCCCTGGTGGACGGCATGACGGCCCTGGTCGGCGCCGCGATGGCCGAGGCCGAGGCAGCCCGGGAAGGTGGCCCGCGCCTGCGCATCGGGTCCACCGCGAGCCGGGTCATCGGCGGCTGGCTGCGCGGACTGCGCGTGAGGCTGCCCGGCACGGACATCTCGCTCCGGGTGGACGTCTCCGCCCGTGCCCTGCTCGGGGAGGTCGCGGCCGGCCGGCTCGACGTCGCCTTCGTGCACGAGGTCGAGGGCTGCCCGCTCGTGGTTCCGGACGGGCTCGTCCAGCGCGTACTCCTGGAGCGGGAACCGCAGTTCATCTCCCTGTCCCGGGACCACCCCGCTGCCGGGCGGCCGGTGGTGGACCTCGACGACCTGGCGGGCGACCGGTGGATGGTCGACCCCTCGGTGGACGGGGAGTGGGACGGCGTCCGGAGGGTCCTGGGTGCCGCGGGCCTCGATCCGCCCGTCCTGCACGGCGACTACCTCACGGCGGCCTCCCTCGTCGTACTCGGCGAGGCGGTCGCCCCCTGCCAGCCGACCTCGGGCCCGCGCGACGACATGGCCATCCGCCCTCTGCGCGGCGACCCCCTGGCGGTCAGGCTGCTGCTGGTCTCACGGCAGGGCGCGGACACGGACGCGGTCTACGGGGAACTGGAATCGGCCTACCGCGACGCGGCACGACGGGCCGAGGACTACCACCGGTGGCTGCTGCGGCACCGCAGCCCCCTCGCGCACACGTCCTGA
- the snpA gene encoding snapalysin encodes MRHPRTAVMSAVAGLGLGLAAALGTTPAVAAAPSPASTASTAQAGYAAYAGSSENAKANKAFFNAVMKSVAEKRAANPGAAAVTVVYSTTNAPSFRSQIASSTSIWNSSVSNVKLQEGSNPDFTYREGNDSRGSYASTNGHGSGYIFLDYAQNQQYNSTRVTAHETGHVLGLPDHYTGPCSELMSGGGPGTSCTNAYPNATERSRVNSLWQNGFAAALARATS; translated from the coding sequence ATGAGACACCCCAGGACAGCCGTCATGTCGGCCGTGGCCGGTCTCGGACTCGGACTCGCCGCCGCGCTGGGCACCACCCCCGCGGTCGCCGCAGCCCCGTCCCCCGCGTCCACAGCGAGCACGGCCCAGGCCGGCTACGCCGCGTACGCCGGTTCGAGCGAGAACGCCAAGGCGAACAAGGCCTTCTTCAACGCCGTCATGAAGTCGGTCGCCGAGAAGCGGGCCGCGAACCCGGGCGCCGCGGCGGTCACCGTCGTCTACAGCACCACCAACGCCCCCAGTTTCCGCAGCCAGATAGCGAGCAGCACCAGCATCTGGAACAGCTCGGTCAGCAACGTCAAGCTGCAGGAGGGGTCGAACCCCGACTTCACCTACCGCGAGGGCAACGACTCCCGGGGCTCGTACGCGAGTACGAACGGTCACGGCAGCGGCTACATCTTCCTGGACTACGCCCAGAACCAGCAGTACAACTCCACCCGGGTCACCGCTCATGAGACCGGGCACGTGCTGGGGTTGCCCGACCACTACACCGGTCCGTGCAGCGAGCTCATGTCCGGCGGCGGCCCCGGAACGTCCTGCACGAACGCCTATCCGAACGCGACCGAGCGCTCGCGGGTGAACAGCCTCTGGCAGAACGGCTTCGCGGCCGCGCTCGCCCGCGCCACCTCCTGA
- a CDS encoding DUF6304 family protein produces MTDESWAGWYRDRHGSEAVILTTDGQLLRIRVRGTDFEGESFDGLSPVAGAPAPEGLFDLVDGALDDCVLEWDLPLPVLAAGTVRQATLRCLLSLRRADPDLCLALHLDGAVYESNRAEGDFAAALATVQRVLPPDIHLQTCIACAFSDYFPAPVRGLSGGLACFRGAKDAYRDVAGGDDVADLWDRRTGFVQEIWSCREFEPRPAHGAGTGHRGAFPLELA; encoded by the coding sequence ATGACAGATGAGTCGTGGGCAGGCTGGTACCGGGACCGTCATGGTTCCGAGGCCGTCATTCTCACCACGGACGGACAGCTGCTCCGTATCCGGGTCAGGGGCACGGACTTCGAGGGCGAGAGCTTCGACGGTCTGAGCCCCGTGGCGGGCGCGCCGGCCCCGGAGGGGTTGTTCGACCTGGTGGACGGCGCGCTCGACGACTGCGTCCTGGAGTGGGACCTCCCGCTGCCGGTCCTCGCGGCCGGCACGGTCCGCCAGGCCACGCTCCGCTGTCTGCTGTCCCTGCGAAGGGCGGACCCGGACCTGTGCCTGGCCCTCCATCTGGACGGCGCGGTGTACGAGTCGAACCGCGCCGAGGGCGACTTCGCCGCCGCCCTGGCCACGGTGCAGCGGGTCCTGCCGCCGGACATACATCTGCAGACGTGCATAGCCTGCGCCTTCTCCGACTACTTCCCGGCCCCGGTCCGGGGTCTGTCCGGCGGGCTCGCCTGCTTCCGCGGGGCGAAGGACGCCTACCGCGACGTGGCGGGCGGGGACGACGTCGCGGACCTCTGGGACCGGCGGACCGGATTCGTCCAGGAGATATGGAGCTGCCGGGAGTTCGAACCACGCCCGGCGCACGGCGCCGGCACGGGGCACCGGGGAGCCTTCCCCCTCGAACTGGCCTGA
- a CDS encoding GNAT family N-acetyltransferase has protein sequence MGVRVRQAEQRDRDQVVRILAEAFHHDPVSCWVFPDEEHRHAVHGKFLGVFADVALEEGRVDLLEDGTATALWLDVPAGAPEEEDDTPALMRETADPDNERAELVGRLTGAVHPHVRAHAYLLMIGVSPERQGEGIGEALMRGVLERCDREGTPAYLEASSARSRGLYERLGFTFTGRAVDLPEGPPMWPMWREPQAG, from the coding sequence ATGGGCGTACGCGTACGGCAGGCGGAGCAGCGGGACAGGGACCAGGTCGTACGGATCCTGGCGGAGGCGTTCCACCACGATCCGGTGAGCTGTTGGGTCTTTCCGGACGAGGAGCACCGGCACGCGGTGCACGGGAAGTTCCTCGGCGTCTTCGCGGACGTCGCGCTGGAGGAGGGCCGTGTCGACCTGCTGGAGGACGGTACGGCGACGGCCCTCTGGCTCGATGTGCCCGCGGGTGCTCCGGAGGAGGAGGACGACACCCCCGCGCTCATGAGGGAGACCGCGGACCCCGACAACGAGCGGGCCGAACTGGTGGGGAGACTGACGGGCGCGGTCCATCCCCACGTCCGGGCGCACGCCTACCTGTTGATGATCGGCGTCTCGCCGGAGCGCCAGGGGGAGGGGATCGGAGAGGCGTTGATGAGGGGGGTCCTGGAGCGATGCGACCGGGAGGGGACCCCCGCCTATCTGGAGGCGAGCAGCGCGCGCAGCCGCGGTCTCTACGAGCGGCTCGGCTTCACCTTCACAGGACGGGCCGTCGACCTTCCCGAGGGTCCGCCGATGTGGCCCATGTGGCGTGAGCCGCAGGCCGGATGA
- a CDS encoding family 2 encapsulin nanocompartment cargo protein polyprenyl transferase, with translation MTSTDAAMEEDKAVALLERTRDAVDPHLRAAVETLPGAIRRVAMYHFGWQDADGTPASGQAGKAIRPALVLAAARALGGDPEAAMRAAVAVELAHNFTLLHDDVIDEDTTRRHRPTAWAVFGVPDAVITGDAMFSLALRLLTDDPHPASPPAAVRLSTCVIELCAGQQADCGLEDRGPDDVTLDECLAMAMAKTGALLGCACALGALYAGADERAVRAMDGFGREAGLAFQLIDDLIGIWGDTARTGKPVGADLTAHKKSLPVVAALTSDTPAAGELAALYRGAMNTPGEVRSAADAVERAGGRDWAQTAAADRMARAVHHLSRAVPDPAGAGDLLALAEFVTRRTH, from the coding sequence ATGACCAGTACGGATGCCGCGATGGAGGAGGACAAGGCCGTCGCGCTCCTGGAGCGCACCCGTGACGCCGTCGACCCGCATCTCCGCGCAGCCGTCGAGACGCTGCCCGGGGCGATCCGCCGGGTCGCCATGTACCACTTCGGCTGGCAGGACGCCGACGGGACGCCTGCGTCGGGCCAGGCCGGAAAGGCCATCCGGCCCGCGCTCGTCCTGGCCGCCGCACGTGCGCTGGGAGGGGATCCGGAGGCCGCGATGAGGGCGGCCGTCGCCGTGGAACTCGCCCACAACTTCACCCTGCTCCACGACGACGTCATCGACGAGGACACCACGCGCCGGCACCGCCCGACGGCCTGGGCGGTGTTCGGTGTGCCGGACGCCGTCATCACGGGTGACGCGATGTTCTCGCTCGCACTCCGCCTCCTGACGGACGATCCGCACCCGGCGTCCCCGCCCGCGGCGGTACGGCTCTCCACCTGCGTCATCGAGCTCTGCGCGGGACAGCAGGCCGACTGCGGCCTGGAGGACCGAGGCCCCGACGACGTCACCCTGGACGAGTGCCTCGCCATGGCCATGGCCAAGACCGGCGCCCTGCTCGGCTGTGCCTGCGCCCTGGGCGCGCTCTACGCCGGAGCGGACGAGAGAGCCGTGCGCGCCATGGACGGCTTCGGCAGGGAGGCCGGCCTCGCCTTCCAGCTCATCGACGACCTGATCGGTATCTGGGGGGACACGGCGCGCACGGGCAAACCGGTCGGGGCGGACCTGACCGCCCATAAAAAGTCCCTGCCGGTGGTCGCCGCGCTCACCTCGGACACCCCGGCGGCCGGTGAGCTCGCCGCGCTCTACCGGGGCGCCATGAACACGCCGGGGGAGGTGAGGAGCGCCGCCGACGCGGTCGAGCGGGCGGGCGGGCGTGACTGGGCCCAGACGGCGGCCGCGGACCGGATGGCGCGTGCCGTCCACCATCTGTCCCGCGCCGTTCCCGACCCGGCGGGCGCCGGAGACCTGCTGGCCCTGGCCGAGTTCGTCACCCGCAGAACCCACTGA
- a CDS encoding family 2B encapsulin nanocompartment shell protein gives MSVGEEVRDTQPPQQSLGTAAARNLATTTKSAPQMQEISSRWLLRMLPWVQVQGGTYRVNRRLSHSVGDGRVTFVQTGDRVAVIPAELGELPALRDFADEDVLGELARRCEQRDVAAGEVLAAAGDSADRVHLLAHGKVEKIGTGPYGDETVLGVLADGAYFGDHVLVDGDATWEYTARAVTACTLLTLRRSDVLNLAARADSLRDHLAGLLAIPHQRTNPYGEAEIDLSAGHVGESIVPHTFVDYESSPREYELSVAQTVLKVHSRVADLYNQPMNQTEQQLRLTVEALRERQEHELVNNREFGLLNNCDYGQRIQPHDGAPGPDDMDELLSRRRGSNLFLAHPRAIAAFGRECNKRGLVPESVEVGGHHVPAWRGVPIFPCNKIPVTDARTTSIICMRTGESDQGVVGLQQSGIPDEIEPSLSVRFMGIDEQAIISYLVTAYYSAAVLVPDALGVLENVEVSRWR, from the coding sequence ATGTCCGTTGGTGAAGAGGTTCGCGACACGCAGCCGCCGCAGCAGAGTCTCGGCACAGCGGCTGCGCGGAACCTCGCGACGACGACCAAGTCCGCCCCGCAGATGCAGGAGATCTCCTCGCGGTGGCTGCTGCGCATGCTCCCCTGGGTGCAGGTGCAGGGCGGCACGTACCGGGTGAACCGCCGGCTGAGCCATTCGGTCGGGGACGGCAGGGTGACATTCGTCCAGACCGGAGACCGGGTCGCGGTCATCCCCGCCGAGCTCGGAGAGCTCCCCGCCCTGCGCGACTTCGCCGACGAGGACGTGCTGGGCGAGCTGGCGCGCAGGTGCGAGCAGCGCGACGTCGCGGCCGGCGAGGTACTCGCCGCGGCCGGCGACTCGGCGGACCGTGTCCACCTGCTGGCCCACGGCAAGGTCGAGAAGATCGGGACCGGACCGTACGGCGACGAGACGGTACTCGGAGTCCTCGCCGACGGCGCCTACTTCGGCGACCACGTCCTGGTCGACGGCGACGCGACCTGGGAGTACACGGCCCGCGCGGTCACCGCCTGCACCCTGCTCACCCTGCGCCGGTCGGACGTGCTCAATCTCGCGGCCCGGGCGGACTCGCTCCGCGACCACCTCGCCGGGCTGCTCGCGATCCCGCACCAGCGGACCAACCCCTACGGCGAGGCGGAGATCGACCTCTCGGCGGGGCACGTGGGGGAGAGCATCGTCCCGCACACCTTCGTCGACTACGAGTCGTCGCCCCGTGAGTACGAACTGAGCGTCGCCCAGACCGTGCTGAAGGTCCACAGCAGGGTGGCCGACCTCTACAACCAGCCGATGAACCAGACCGAGCAGCAGTTGAGGCTCACGGTCGAGGCGCTGCGTGAGCGCCAGGAGCACGAGCTCGTCAACAACCGGGAGTTCGGCCTGCTCAACAACTGCGACTACGGGCAGCGGATCCAGCCCCACGACGGGGCGCCCGGTCCCGACGACATGGACGAACTCCTTTCGCGGCGACGCGGATCGAACCTCTTCCTCGCGCACCCCCGGGCCATCGCGGCCTTCGGCCGTGAGTGCAACAAGCGCGGCCTGGTCCCGGAGAGCGTCGAGGTCGGCGGGCACCACGTGCCCGCCTGGCGCGGAGTGCCGATCTTCCCCTGCAACAAGATCCCGGTCACCGACGCCCGCACCACGTCGATCATCTGCATGCGGACCGGTGAGTCCGACCAGGGAGTCGTCGGACTCCAGCAGAGCGGAATCCCGGACGAGATCGAGCCGAGCCTCTCGGTGCGCTTCATGGGAATCGACGAGCAGGCGATCATCTCGTACCTCGTGACGGCGTACTACTCCGCCGCCGTCCTCGTGCCCGACGCCCTCGGGGTCCTGGAGAACGTGGAGGTCAGCCGCTGGCGGTGA
- a CDS encoding questin oxidase family protein, with amino-acid sequence MDTTGTLDEALQRLHASGPERLGRLTNHAPMAVEALAARGRGAAVHRWLDLYASRLEEFPTAVERITDAGWRSALGDPRRAADWIARFGRELDERPWRDVLALWWPRLLPGMYGGSTHPVIRVGHAVRTLLADDSTGPRLTELAHGLGYWAARHRPVTDPVPVPGARSAAAALDAVTPLDRREGGFPARLGRVGSLPVWAAAVTDPAEAHRRLTELVRAATHRYATHGHGDPTMLVHAATAPNAVLRTLPALPRALWVPSLRAAWTASAAVTAMYAPDAPAPYVPPGDVTPEEVFERALAHGDEHVVKLTDTALDVGDERAFAAALRAVGLSEPLR; translated from the coding sequence ATGGATACGACGGGCACCCTCGACGAGGCACTGCAACGGCTGCACGCCTCGGGCCCCGAGCGGCTGGGACGGCTGACCAACCACGCGCCGATGGCCGTCGAGGCCCTCGCCGCCCGCGGTCGGGGGGCCGCCGTGCACCGCTGGCTCGACCTGTACGCGTCCCGGCTCGAGGAGTTCCCCACCGCCGTCGAGCGGATCACGGACGCCGGCTGGCGTTCCGCACTGGGCGACCCGCGCCGCGCCGCCGACTGGATCGCCCGGTTCGGCCGGGAACTCGACGAACGGCCCTGGCGCGACGTGCTCGCCCTGTGGTGGCCCCGCCTCCTGCCCGGCATGTACGGAGGATCGACGCACCCGGTGATCCGCGTGGGCCATGCCGTGCGCACGCTCCTGGCGGACGACAGCACCGGACCGCGTCTGACCGAACTCGCCCACGGCCTCGGGTACTGGGCGGCCCGCCACCGTCCCGTCACCGATCCGGTCCCCGTGCCCGGCGCCCGCAGCGCCGCGGCGGCCCTCGACGCGGTGACGCCCCTCGACCGGCGGGAGGGCGGTTTCCCGGCCCGGCTCGGCCGCGTCGGAAGCCTGCCGGTGTGGGCGGCGGCCGTCACGGACCCGGCCGAGGCGCACCGCCGGCTGACCGAACTGGTCCGGGCCGCCACCCACAGGTACGCCACCCACGGCCACGGCGACCCGACGATGCTGGTGCACGCGGCCACGGCTCCCAACGCCGTGCTGCGCACCCTGCCGGCCCTCCCCCGGGCCCTGTGGGTCCCGAGTCTCCGGGCGGCCTGGACGGCCTCCGCGGCGGTGACCGCCATGTACGCGCCGGACGCCCCGGCGCCTTACGTCCCGCCCGGTGACGTCACGCCCGAGGAGGTCTTCGAGCGGGCCCTGGCGCACGGCGACGAACACGTCGTCAAGCTGACCGACACGGCCCTCGACGTCGGCGACGAGCGGGCGTTCGCCGCGGCCCTGCGTGCCGTCGGGCTCAGCGAACCGCTGCGGTAG